The DNA window GGCGAGGTTACGCACAATCTGGCGTTGAGCACATTGCAGCAGCTCTTCACCCACGGCAAGCAGACGGGCAATGCACGTAATCTGGGAGATTTCATTGTGGACACCTTTGATGGATCGCGCAatttgccgttgctgctgccttgcgGCAATTTGGCAACGGACACGCTGCTCTCCAAGCTGGCGGAGAATGGCTTCTGTGTGGACGCCTGTGAAGTGTATGAGACCAAGTGCAATCCGCAGCTGGCCGAGTGCATGGAGCGTGCTCTGAAGGAGGAGAATATTGAGTTCATGGCATTCTTCTCGCCGTCTGGCGTCAACTGTGCCCATGAGTACTTCAAGGCGCACAACATAGCGACGGATCAGTGGAAGCTGGTGGCCATTGGTCCCAGCACGCGGCGTGCTTTGGAAAATCTGGGCATGAAAGTCTTCTGTACGGCGGAGCGTCCCACGGTGGAGCATTTGGTGAAGGTGCTGCTCAATCCGCAGGATAGTCGAGAGCGTTTGCTGCGGGAgcgcgctgctgccgctgccgctgacaTGGCCTAGTTACAATACAGTGTACAGTTAAGcgaattgttttcttttatttatattatatattttgtttcttcttcttgctatGTGACCTCCGTGAGTACAAAATTAGTGAGCCCAGCATTTGATATTGTGCATTGTGTAAGTTATTTTTGATGCCAGCTCTCACTCTCACCTCAATCGAAGCTGAATAAAATTGTGTTTTCtttcttgctttttgttttcgaaTCTAAATTTACACTCTGTTCGACATTCTTATTTTTGAAATAGCAACAGCGGTTTATCCAGTGCTGCCGCCAATCGATAATAAAAAGTCGCTAAATTGTCTGAAATAgctcattttatttaagaaagCTAGAATTTATAGCCGTtatctttaaaaatatttaactttaactacTTATACTCGTACTCGCTGCGCAGCAGTTGTCGTTCGGTGAAACATTTCTTGCGTTTATAACttgtttttaagttttctGGCTGCACTTTTatctttttaaaattactGAAAGAGAATTGGAAGAGCAGCTCGATCAAGCAAATATCGCAGCTCGATACATCACACAGGTCGAGCATGTTGCTGACTCGATATATTACGAACAACAATAAACTCCGATGTTCATCGTTTAGGCGATTAGTTTGCACATCCCTAGAACGACAcaactataattttttaaagcaactttattatattattttttttttcgttccTACTTTTGTGTGATTCTACGCATTTACTAGCCccaataaatcataaataatcgACAGTATTTCTTGTTGCTCAACGTGTAATCGGCTAGagcaaaacataaattccAGAACTCCACGCAAACACTCTTTGGGTGccggcgtgtgtgtgtgtgcgtcagtGTCAGTGTCGTGTCCGTGTACGGCCGAAATTGCAGGTGAGtgtgatttaaattttaagctaattgcCTTACACCTATTTCCATCTTATACATAGGCAAATGTCTATATAATTGTGTATGATCATgaaggcaataaaaataaaaataaaaaaacaacgcTGTGTGATGAGATGacatgaaaagcaaaagcaagaatCGGGCAAACGAAATGAGAGTGTGTAACGCAATGTTGAAATACCGGTGTGCGCGGCGTCAGTGTCGCccatgtatttgtgtgtgtgtgtgtgagagagcgacTTGAGTTCAATTGGTTTGAGTGAGTCATTAACCGGCCTGTACATAAACGCTGTGTCAACCGTTTtagatatttacatatgttgctattaaatttgcaCTGCTGccaaaacatacaaacaacGTATGTAAATATACTTATTAGAATTATTGTGTTTTTAGTTGTACAAAACATGAAGCAAGCCAACACCAACATGCTCAACACAAcgcagcgtgtgtgtgtgtgtgtgtgagtaaacTTTTGGCGCTCTCTtcgctgcagctttaaaattaaattcgcCAAAAAGTCAGTTAAACTTTTGAattgcaaagccaaagcttgaGTGAGTGTGAGGGTCGCCTTTAAGTTGTTAGCGCGTGCGCTTTGcgctagagcgagacagaaaattaacatgcatacacatagaTTTACATATTATGTATGTGAAAGAGTTAAACACATTTCGTTGTGAAGTTGCTTTTTGCCAGCTGCCATAAATCACAACAAAAGCGTCAAGGCGTTATTTTTGCCCGGCGGCtacctacatacatacatatacatatgtatatgtattgcaATTGTATAGAAGCGTGTGAAAATTGCAGTCAACCACCGTTTTTCCAACATTAACGATGTTGAAAGTTTTTCCACACGCAGttacagtcacagtcacaaatacatacaagcaCTAACGCTGTTGAGTTCTTGGGTTACTGTCTTTCCTTTGTGTCTGCAAGTCGCGCTCACTTCCGTCTTTATCATATGTCAACgtaacacacatatatacacacatacgtgtGTACATACTTACACACTATGTACATAAGTCCAACTAGCAGCAATATTATCTAATTAGCATAAAGGCGCATTTTCCAGTTAGAAGTCACCTCTTGTCgttttgtttaagctttttttttacacgtgtacatatttatgtttgtatgtattgttacacatacagacacatacatatgtttgtgtactttgctcgtttttttttctgtttcattttatattgaacCGGTACATTAGTCAAGCGCGCTAGTATTTATTGTTCTGGTTCTTTTGGATTTGTCCAGCATCTTCTCATGATGACATTCCCAAGCTATTTGTAACGGTTTGTTTTGTGCTATTGAGAAAGCCGTAGTGAcgagcataattttttataaagcaaaatttaattcgCTATTGCAATACCCtgcaaaaattagtttaacaaattgtactacaacaaaataaattatatttatttgcatttaatctGCTAAACAGCCAGCTCTGACCCATTTTAAAACCACagcatattaaatacaaaaaaaaactgaaataaaccgcaaagccaaagccgcctATGGGACACCCAAGTTCTAACGCTAAGCCTCAGCCGCAGCGCAAGAGGCAGCGCATCCACACatatttttctcattttctctctcactctctttgctgttggctgttttGAGCGCTTGGCCCATtttcaacaaaataacaacagcgctgctgctgcgcggcTAACTCACCTTCGCTCTCCCCCACACTAAACACTAATGCAAAGAGActaagagagcgcgcgcaagcATGCAGGTGATTTAATAGCGGATGCTGCTTAGTTGTTTACAcacgctcactcactcacacaaaAAAACTAACAACGCCAACGCCCGCGCTCTTTGCCTGCTGTcagtatgagtgtgtgtgtgtgtgtgtgtgtttggttagTTTGTGTATTCATTCATTATTTGATTTATCGTTTAAAAGTAGAACGATTcgtaatttgcttttaaacatGACCAAAACTGGATGCTGTGCATCCTCTAGCGTTTTTCAgaagcgcgcgcgcgctcgctcttcTGTACGGTGGTCTTCACTCTCTTTTACTCTCTTTTTAGTTCGCTCTCTGTACAAATAGCCAGAGCTTAGTTTGTGTGATTTACGTGGCTCTTACTTGTTGCTCATCCAGGCCAAACAGCAATATAAACCTGTTTTAGGTGCCAGCGTTGCCATTTTCAGCCCATACACGCAGTCACAATAGATATTattcataaacaaataaaatgtaattaatatgtatgtatattgctATATTGATGGTCGTCGTCGCtaagtttaaagtttttgaTGATTCATGCGCTTATTACTATGAATATTGTTGCGCCTACTGTCTTAATGTTGTTGCCTTGATTATACAGCTgcgcctctgctgctgctgttttgtttctgttttggcattgaaatttgcacaaaaacGCAAGCAGCCAACAGACGCGCTGACGTCATCGAATTGGCTACGCCGACGACGCTTGCttgctaaaattttatttatgaaaaaaagaATATAGCACAGACAAACTTGTGTAAATACATGAGtaagtacacacacatgtatgtatgtatatttttggacaagaacaattttaaatagattttcgaatttgcattttaagtgCAGACATTGATGCGCTGAGAGCTTTTCGAACTTGAAAATTTTGTACATTAaagttgtttgtgtgtgtgtgtgtgagtgaatcGTATCACGTGTATGCGCGCGCTCTTCTGTGCTCCATGCTCTCTTTACAATTTGCCGGCTGCGCAGTCGTcgtcattgctgctgctactgctgctgc is part of the Drosophila busckii strain San Diego stock center, stock number 13000-0081.31 chromosome X, ASM1175060v1, whole genome shotgun sequence genome and encodes:
- the LOC108605809 gene encoding uroporphyrinogen-III synthase; translation: MSSRQRTVIIFKSESESTDVYAETLLGHNFQPLFVPTLSFGFKNLDQLHAKLQTPDKYAGIIFTSPRCVEAVAEALQLAELPGGWKLLHNYAVGEVTHNLALSTLQQLFTHGKQTGNARNLGDFIVDTFDGSRNLPLLLPCGNLATDTLLSKLAENGFCVDACEVYETKCNPQLAECMERALKEENIEFMAFFSPSGVNCAHEYFKAHNIATDQWKLVAIGPSTRRALENLGMKVFCTAERPTVEHLVKVLLNPQDSRERLLRERAAAAAADMA